The following proteins come from a genomic window of Mariniflexile sp. TRM1-10:
- a CDS encoding glycoside hydrolase family 2 TIM barrel-domain containing protein: MIKNNIILCIALSIVCLTNAQTVTGEPAGIPESAKKYSYAPWEDPLVTSINRQPARATAYSYKTVEDALEGNREKSRLLLLNGQWDFKYAVNLEEAPKDFYNNRVTGWDKIEVPSNWELKGYDIPIYKSAVYPFRPINPPYVPKDTNGIGSYQHTFKVPAAWQKDMTVTLHFGGVSSAFQVWLNGEFLGYGEDSCLPSEFNISPYLKEGENVLSVQVIRYSDGAYLEDQDHWRMSGIQREVFIMAEPKLRIQDFFYQTKLDKNYEDAVFQLRPKLENLTGDSIRNASFEFQLYNDKNEALFEKTIDTLAKSIVNESYPRLDNVRFGFFEKRIKNPKKWSSEAPNLYTLLMILKDENGNISEVKSCKVGFRSIEFSKENGKLLINGKETYIYGVNRHDHHPVRGKALTRKDIEEDVKTIKQFNFNAIRTSHYPNDPYFYELCDAYGIMVMDEANLETHGIGGKLSNDSRWTHAYLERMTRMVERDKNHPSVIMWSLGNEAGKGPNHAAMAGWTHDFDITRPIHYEPAQGNPRLDGYIDERDERYPSTGDHSHRFENPQDEPYVDMVSRFYPGVFTPQFLVDNKADTRPILFVEYSHSMGNSTGNLKELWDEIRRLPRMIGGCIWDFKDQGLLKVDKKTGQEFYAYGGDFGEVRHDGNFCINGIVASDGRPKSAMYENKWVYQPVTSRLENYQLTIKNRQATKSLKDFIPVLQILENGSVEKEVVLKPFELESGKEMTLDITKYLPRMKSDAEYFLNIKFQLSKDELWANKGFEVAEDQFLLKKKDYISYETLNSKLKLSVSENDNNIEVSGKDFNIKINKQSGALSSYIFKGEEQVFAPLLPNFTRPLTDNDRKGWKPHKVLKSWYEAKPKLKSCHTLKLESNILIHTVYDVIKDSAGVIVEYLIKPDGIIKVAYGLIVSKELPNIPKVGMQMGIQNDFQQISWYGKGELENYVDRNHGFPIERYSLALNDFTEPYVMPQENGNRTGVRWMACSTSNKNEGLLIVSDKQPLSMSVWPYTEENINEAKHTYDLKESGYLTLNIDLTQMGIGGNDSWSPVSAPLDKYQIPSKNYEYSFYLLPFKLNKEGLNKTLDKFQY, from the coding sequence ATGATCAAAAATAACATCATATTATGTATTGCCTTAAGTATTGTATGCTTAACAAATGCCCAAACAGTAACGGGCGAGCCTGCTGGAATTCCAGAGTCAGCTAAAAAGTACAGTTATGCTCCTTGGGAAGATCCGTTGGTGACAAGTATCAATCGCCAACCCGCTAGAGCCACAGCGTATTCTTATAAAACGGTGGAAGATGCCTTAGAGGGAAATCGAGAAAAAAGTCGATTGTTGCTGCTGAATGGACAATGGGATTTTAAATATGCTGTAAATCTCGAAGAAGCACCCAAAGATTTTTACAACAATAGAGTGACAGGATGGGATAAAATAGAAGTGCCATCTAATTGGGAATTAAAAGGCTACGATATTCCTATTTACAAAAGTGCCGTGTATCCGTTCAGACCTATCAATCCGCCTTATGTTCCCAAAGATACCAATGGCATAGGTTCATATCAGCACACATTTAAAGTGCCTGCAGCATGGCAGAAAGACATGACGGTTACCCTTCATTTTGGAGGGGTGAGTTCGGCTTTTCAAGTATGGTTGAATGGCGAATTTTTGGGTTATGGCGAAGACAGTTGCTTGCCTTCGGAATTCAATATTTCCCCTTATTTAAAAGAAGGCGAAAACGTATTGTCCGTTCAGGTAATCCGTTATAGTGATGGCGCTTATTTAGAAGATCAAGACCATTGGCGCATGAGTGGCATTCAGCGTGAAGTCTTTATCATGGCAGAACCGAAATTGCGTATTCAGGATTTCTTCTATCAAACCAAATTGGATAAAAACTATGAAGATGCCGTATTTCAATTACGCCCAAAATTAGAAAACCTTACAGGCGATTCTATTCGAAATGCATCGTTTGAATTTCAGTTGTATAACGATAAAAATGAAGCATTATTTGAAAAAACCATCGACACTTTAGCAAAAAGTATTGTAAATGAAAGTTATCCGCGTTTGGATAATGTACGTTTCGGTTTTTTTGAAAAAAGGATTAAAAATCCAAAAAAATGGAGTTCAGAAGCACCGAATTTGTACACGTTGCTAATGATCTTAAAAGATGAAAACGGCAACATTTCTGAAGTAAAATCTTGTAAAGTGGGATTCCGTTCCATCGAATTTTCTAAAGAAAATGGGAAATTATTAATCAACGGAAAAGAAACATATATCTATGGGGTGAACAGACATGACCATCATCCTGTAAGAGGAAAAGCGTTGACCCGTAAAGATATTGAAGAGGATGTAAAAACCATCAAGCAGTTTAACTTTAATGCTATTCGCACCAGTCATTATCCGAATGATCCGTATTTCTACGAATTATGTGATGCATACGGTATTATGGTGATGGACGAAGCCAATTTAGAAACCCACGGTATCGGAGGAAAATTGAGTAACGATTCAAGATGGACCCATGCCTATTTAGAGCGTATGACCCGAATGGTAGAGCGCGATAAAAACCACCCAAGTGTGATCATGTGGAGTTTAGGCAACGAAGCAGGTAAAGGACCAAACCACGCCGCTATGGCAGGCTGGACGCATGATTTTGATATTACCAGACCTATACATTACGAACCCGCACAAGGAAATCCGAGATTGGACGGATACATAGACGAAAGAGATGAAAGATATCCATCAACGGGTGATCATTCACATCGTTTTGAAAACCCACAAGACGAACCTTATGTTGATATGGTAAGTCGTTTTTATCCAGGCGTTTTTACACCACAATTTCTGGTGGATAATAAAGCCGATACACGTCCTATTTTATTTGTGGAGTATTCGCATTCCATGGGGAATTCCACAGGGAATCTAAAGGAATTATGGGATGAAATTAGAAGATTGCCAAGAATGATTGGAGGTTGTATTTGGGATTTTAAAGACCAAGGATTGCTGAAAGTTGATAAAAAAACAGGACAGGAATTTTATGCTTATGGAGGTGATTTTGGTGAAGTGAGACACGATGGAAATTTTTGTATCAATGGTATTGTGGCGTCCGATGGCAGACCCAAATCCGCCATGTATGAAAACAAATGGGTGTATCAACCAGTAACATCTCGTTTGGAAAATTATCAACTTACCATTAAAAATAGACAAGCCACAAAATCTTTGAAGGATTTTATTCCTGTTTTGCAAATTTTAGAAAATGGAAGCGTTGAAAAAGAAGTTGTTTTAAAGCCTTTTGAATTAGAGTCAGGTAAGGAAATGACATTGGATATTACAAAATATTTGCCTAGAATGAAGTCGGATGCAGAGTATTTTTTAAATATTAAATTTCAATTATCTAAAGATGAGTTGTGGGCAAATAAAGGATTTGAAGTAGCCGAAGACCAGTTTTTATTAAAGAAAAAAGATTACATTTCCTATGAAACTTTGAATAGCAAATTGAAGCTTTCAGTTTCTGAAAATGATAATAACATAGAAGTTTCTGGTAAAGATTTCAATATTAAAATCAACAAACAAAGTGGGGCTTTAAGTTCTTATATATTCAAAGGCGAAGAACAGGTTTTTGCACCATTGCTACCAAATTTTACACGTCCACTGACCGATAATGACCGAAAGGGGTGGAAACCACACAAAGTTTTAAAGTCATGGTATGAGGCAAAACCTAAGCTTAAGTCATGCCATACTTTGAAATTAGAAAGTAATATTTTAATTCATACAGTTTATGATGTGATTAAAGATAGTGCTGGGGTTATTGTCGAATATCTCATAAAACCTGACGGAATCATTAAAGTAGCTTATGGTTTAATAGTTTCAAAAGAGTTACCTAATATTCCAAAAGTGGGCATGCAAATGGGAATTCAAAATGATTTCCAACAAATTTCATGGTACGGAAAAGGCGAGTTGGAAAATTATGTAGATAGAAATCACGGTTTTCCAATAGAACGCTACAGTTTGGCTTTAAATGATTTTACAGAACCTTACGTCATGCCTCAAGAAAATGGAAATAGAACGGGTGTTCGTTGGATGGCGTGCTCAACTTCAAATAAAAACGAAGGATTGTTAATTGTTTCTGACAAGCAGCCGCTAAGCATGAGCGTTTGGCCATATACAGAAGAAAATATCAATGAAGCCAAACATACTTACGATTTAAAAGAATCGGGGTATTTAACCTTAAATATCGATTTAACCCAAATGGGAATTGGTGGTAACGACAGTTGGTCACCCGTAAGTGCGCCTTTAGATAAATATCAAATTCCATCTAAAAATTACGAATACAGTTTTTATTTGTTGCCATTCAAATTGAATAAAGAAGGGTTAAATAAAACACTCGATAAATTTCAGTATTAA
- a CDS encoding glycoside hydrolase family protein produces MKTKNIFQIIVVCFAFAVIASCSSKMKKREITDAVMQEIYNEIKTPYKYGLVMVPTDNSYKIDCPSIFRKDGKWFMTYLIFEGRGYETWLAESDDLLNWKHLGKVMSFSKDTTEWDVNQKAGYIALQDPTWGGSYEWKTYDDKYWMSYFGGNTTGYEAGILSMGMAYTDELPTKPHEFKRLPEPVLRPNDDKAKWWDNSTMYKSSVIRDVEKETGHEFIMYYNARGDSINPAKGAERIAMAVSDDMKNWKRYGDAPLINHHKGISGDAYIQRINDTWVMFYFGAFWTGWDQGAFNRFAVSNDLMHWKDWEGENLIQSSEPYDDMFAHKSFVVKHNGIVYHYYCAVNKAGQRGIALATSKDIGKSDLHFVKLEDDQK; encoded by the coding sequence ATGAAGACTAAAAATATTTTTCAAATCATTGTAGTATGTTTTGCATTTGCAGTCATTGCTTCTTGTTCTTCAAAAATGAAGAAAAGAGAGATTACGGATGCCGTGATGCAAGAAATCTACAACGAAATTAAGACCCCATACAAATACGGTTTGGTCATGGTGCCTACTGATAATTCGTACAAAATAGATTGTCCAAGTATTTTTAGAAAAGATGGCAAATGGTTTATGACCTATCTGATTTTTGAAGGAAGAGGTTACGAAACGTGGTTGGCAGAAAGTGACGATTTATTAAACTGGAAACACCTAGGAAAAGTCATGTCATTTTCAAAAGACACGACCGAGTGGGATGTCAATCAAAAAGCAGGATACATTGCTTTACAAGACCCCACTTGGGGCGGTTCTTACGAATGGAAAACGTACGATGACAAATATTGGATGAGCTATTTTGGTGGAAATACAACAGGTTACGAAGCCGGCATTTTATCTATGGGAATGGCTTATACTGATGAGTTGCCAACAAAACCACACGAATTTAAACGTTTACCAGAACCCGTATTGAGACCCAATGACGATAAAGCAAAATGGTGGGACAATAGTACCATGTACAAAAGTTCGGTAATAAGAGATGTGGAAAAAGAAACAGGTCATGAATTTATCATGTATTACAATGCCCGTGGCGATAGTATCAATCCTGCCAAAGGTGCAGAACGTATTGCCATGGCAGTTTCAGATGATATGAAAAACTGGAAGCGTTATGGCGATGCCCCTTTAATCAACCATCACAAAGGGATTTCAGGGGATGCATATATTCAGCGTATTAATGATACTTGGGTCATGTTTTATTTTGGAGCCTTTTGGACTGGTTGGGATCAAGGTGCCTTTAATCGCTTTGCAGTCTCTAATGATTTAATGCACTGGAAAGATTGGGAAGGAGAAAATTTAATTCAGTCTTCAGAACCTTATGATGATATGTTTGCCCATAAATCATTTGTCGTAAAACACAACGGCATAGTGTATCATTATTACTGTGCCGTAAATAAAGCAGGGCAACGTGGAATTGCATTAGCAACATCTAAAGATATCGGAAAAAGTGATCTACATTTTGTAAAACTAGAAGATGATCAAAAATAA
- a CDS encoding glycoside hydrolase family 2 TIM barrel-domain containing protein — protein MNKFIYKLSILLVVANFTVTAQNTETQIQYLSGTGYQDTKEWEFKISDGRKSGDWSTINVPSVWEQEGFGKYQYGIRFYGKPFPEGIADEVGEYKYTFEVPKAWENKRIKIVFDGSMTDTKVRINGRSASDDEHQGAFYRFKYDITDLLKFGKKNVLDVVVSKESKNASVNLAERRADYWNFGGIFRPVFLEALPSTHINYTALKAEADGAFEANVFLGSAAKDVSVEVTILDENGKKVGPTIKAEGLNGADKIHLSGQFNNVKQWTAETPNLYKAQIKLLKAGKVVHEITETIGFRTIEIKKGDGIYVNGQRVLMKGINRHSFWPESGRTLNKELNYADVRLIKEMNMNAVRLSHYPPDPEFLQACDELGLYVMDELGGWHGHYDDAVGKKLVKEMVIRDLNHPSIIFWSNGNEGGWNTNLDNQFDIWDLQKRPVLHPQQEYNGVETMHYRSYGETLEYFRDDNIFMPTEYLHGLYDGGHGAGFDDYWEVLRKHPRSGGGYLWVFADEGIARTDQDGRIDNQGNYGADGIVGPHHEKEGSFFTVKEVWSPVMIMNASKLPNDFNSAFKIENRYDFTNTNQCTFEWELVGFTSPLHGKSERKTIQKGKITSPNIMPHGKGELKINLPNNWQNADVLYVKATNEKGHELWTWDFTWDKETEAKKAVSGMIDLEETNEAYTVKADKTEIKIDKTSGKLVEVTQSGKTISLANGPKIIMARRGDRTLDGTINPEFLKGEDRIYKEFACWDEEVNCSENLLDMSAKKVNGSVVIEANYHGILQKVIWTIDADGLIQLDYEYEYNGVVDLAGMYFEYPEEKMQSKKWLGDGPYRVWQNRLKGTTLDIWENVYNDPIPGESFNYPEFKGYFNNWQWAEFTTEEGKIYIENKDTNTYLGVYSPRDGRDALLYTIPNTGIAVLDVIPPARNKVNATDLIGPSSQPKWLNGLQKRTVYLKFKK, from the coding sequence ATGAATAAATTTATTTACAAATTATCTATTCTTTTGGTTGTTGCTAATTTTACAGTAACAGCTCAAAATACAGAAACCCAAATTCAATATTTATCCGGTACCGGATACCAAGACACCAAGGAATGGGAGTTTAAAATTTCAGATGGACGAAAAAGTGGCGACTGGTCTACCATTAACGTGCCATCGGTTTGGGAACAAGAAGGATTTGGTAAATACCAATACGGCATTCGTTTCTACGGAAAACCATTTCCTGAAGGCATTGCCGATGAAGTAGGAGAGTATAAATATACGTTTGAAGTGCCTAAAGCATGGGAAAATAAACGTATTAAAATTGTGTTTGATGGTTCTATGACCGACACAAAAGTTAGAATTAACGGACGTTCGGCAAGTGATGATGAACATCAAGGCGCGTTCTATCGTTTTAAATATGATATTACCGATTTACTAAAATTCGGAAAGAAAAATGTTTTGGATGTTGTAGTTAGCAAAGAATCAAAAAATGCCAGTGTAAATCTAGCGGAGAGACGTGCCGATTACTGGAATTTTGGCGGCATTTTTCGTCCCGTATTTTTAGAAGCATTGCCGTCAACCCACATCAATTATACGGCTTTAAAAGCAGAAGCTGATGGAGCTTTTGAAGCCAATGTGTTTTTAGGTAGTGCCGCTAAAGATGTTTCGGTTGAAGTGACTATTTTAGATGAAAACGGTAAAAAAGTAGGGCCCACCATTAAAGCTGAAGGTCTGAACGGAGCTGATAAAATTCACTTATCGGGTCAATTCAACAACGTTAAACAATGGACAGCCGAAACACCTAACCTTTATAAAGCTCAAATAAAGCTATTGAAAGCAGGTAAGGTTGTACATGAAATTACCGAAACCATTGGATTTAGGACGATTGAAATCAAAAAAGGTGATGGTATTTATGTCAATGGACAACGTGTGTTGATGAAAGGAATCAATCGTCATAGCTTCTGGCCAGAATCAGGTAGAACCTTAAACAAAGAACTAAACTATGCCGATGTACGTTTGATTAAAGAAATGAACATGAATGCAGTGCGTTTATCACATTATCCACCAGATCCAGAATTTTTACAAGCCTGTGATGAACTCGGGTTATATGTCATGGATGAATTGGGTGGATGGCATGGGCATTACGACGATGCTGTTGGAAAAAAATTAGTCAAAGAAATGGTCATACGTGATTTAAACCATCCAAGTATTATTTTTTGGTCTAACGGAAATGAAGGTGGATGGAATACCAACTTAGACAATCAATTTGATATTTGGGATTTACAAAAGCGTCCCGTATTACATCCACAACAAGAGTACAATGGTGTGGAAACCATGCATTACCGCTCCTATGGAGAAACTTTAGAATATTTCAGGGACGATAATATTTTTATGCCTACCGAATACCTTCACGGATTATACGATGGTGGTCACGGAGCAGGATTTGATGATTATTGGGAGGTGTTGCGTAAACATCCACGTAGTGGCGGTGGCTACCTTTGGGTATTTGCCGATGAAGGCATTGCACGTACCGACCAAGATGGGCGCATTGATAACCAAGGAAATTATGGTGCCGATGGTATTGTGGGACCACATCACGAAAAAGAAGGGAGTTTCTTTACCGTAAAAGAAGTTTGGTCACCAGTAATGATTATGAATGCTTCAAAATTACCAAATGATTTCAATAGCGCATTCAAAATTGAAAACCGTTACGATTTCACCAATACAAATCAATGTACGTTTGAATGGGAGTTGGTGGGTTTTACCTCGCCGTTACATGGGAAATCGGAGCGTAAAACCATTCAAAAGGGAAAAATAACATCACCTAATATAATGCCTCATGGTAAAGGTGAATTGAAGATTAATTTACCAAACAATTGGCAAAATGCCGATGTGCTTTATGTAAAAGCAACCAATGAAAAAGGCCATGAATTATGGACTTGGGATTTTACTTGGGATAAAGAAACGGAAGCTAAAAAAGCGGTTTCTGGAATGATTGATTTAGAAGAAACTAACGAAGCTTATACCGTTAAGGCAGATAAAACTGAAATTAAAATAGATAAAACATCTGGAAAGTTGGTAGAAGTTACTCAATCCGGAAAAACCATCAGTTTGGCCAACGGACCAAAAATAATAATGGCGCGTCGTGGTGATAGAACTTTAGACGGCACTATCAATCCAGAATTTTTAAAAGGCGAAGACCGTATTTATAAAGAATTTGCCTGTTGGGATGAAGAAGTAAATTGCTCTGAAAACCTATTGGATATGTCGGCTAAAAAAGTAAATGGTTCTGTAGTTATAGAAGCCAATTATCATGGTATTCTTCAAAAAGTAATTTGGACTATTGATGCTGATGGATTGATTCAGTTAGATTATGAATATGAATACAATGGTGTGGTCGATTTGGCAGGCATGTATTTTGAATATCCAGAAGAAAAAATGCAATCTAAAAAATGGTTAGGCGATGGCCCTTACCGTGTGTGGCAAAACCGATTAAAAGGAACGACCTTAGATATTTGGGAGAATGTTTATAACGACCCCATTCCGGGTGAATCGTTTAATTATCCAGAGTTTAAAGGCTATTTCAACAACTGGCAATGGGCAGAATTTACCACAGAAGAAGGAAAAATTTATATTGAAAATAAAGATACAAATACCTATTTAGGCGTGTATTCACCAAGAGATGGCCGTGATGCGTTGTTATACACCATTCCAAATACAGGAATAGCCGTGTTGGATGTGATTCCACCAGCAAGAAACAAAGTAAATGCTACGGATTTGATCGGGCCATCTTCACAGCCAAAATGGTTGAATGGGCTCCAAAAACGTACTGTATATTTAAAATTCAAAAAATAA
- a CDS encoding alpha-L-rhamnosidase-related protein, with the protein MDKSYLPNASSASTWIWYPGDFEIWLSNKMQVRRTEREAVFPPLWQYYSPYALVTFQTEVDIPETDEVKIYSEGSFQLLLDNVQIYGQPKSISIPKGKHKISFKVFNQEVLPAIYIDGKYVKSGKDWIVTNEDKLWIDEAGKAQQSGTPWVPVGSWNFNSPENKPSEFRLRTEPWTAKKTEKVGDGELVDFGKETFGYIKIHGLKGKGKLALYYGESREEALDSAKCETLDYIHFDGKQSETYTHDKSKAFRYVQVQADATVQYDSISMLYEYLPLEYRGAFKSSDDLLNDIWDVSAYTIHLTTREFFIDGIKRDRWVWSGDAHQSYLMNYYLFYDSPSVERTLLALRGKEPVTAHINIIMDYSLYWFVGIYDYYLYTGDTKFIETFYPRMKTLMEFCLGRRNENGFLEPLEGDWVFIDWADGLPKTGEVSFEQMLLARSLEAMAVSAKIAGETEDQKQYQKLADDLKEKLFEVFWDKEENVMKHQRIDGEIQDIVTRYANMFGIFFNYFDEEQKQSVKNKVLLNDDILEITTPYMRFYELEALCAIGEQAFVLDEIRDYWGGMLKLGATSFWEKYDPKQNGVEHLAMYGRPYGKSLCHAWGASPIYLFGKYYLGVQPVTAGYETYNIVPNLGGLKWMEGKVPTPNGVVEVYCSTKEIKVKASEGEGTLIIESKSKPSTNLGVIKALGKNKYQLTIKPNTPYTIKYQL; encoded by the coding sequence ATGGATAAATCTTATTTACCGAATGCCTCTTCTGCTTCAACTTGGATTTGGTACCCGGGCGATTTCGAAATTTGGTTGAGCAATAAAATGCAAGTACGGCGTACCGAACGGGAAGCGGTTTTTCCACCGCTTTGGCAATACTACAGTCCTTACGCTTTGGTTACTTTTCAAACAGAAGTGGATATACCTGAGACTGACGAAGTGAAAATTTACTCCGAAGGTTCTTTTCAATTACTTTTAGACAATGTCCAAATTTATGGGCAACCAAAATCAATTTCAATACCAAAGGGTAAACACAAAATTTCTTTTAAAGTATTCAATCAAGAAGTGTTGCCAGCTATTTATATAGATGGGAAATATGTTAAATCAGGTAAAGATTGGATAGTAACCAACGAAGATAAGCTATGGATAGATGAGGCTGGAAAAGCACAACAATCTGGTACACCTTGGGTGCCTGTTGGCTCTTGGAATTTTAATTCGCCAGAGAATAAACCTTCAGAATTTAGACTTAGAACCGAACCTTGGACTGCCAAAAAAACAGAAAAAGTAGGTGATGGTGAGTTGGTCGATTTTGGAAAGGAAACCTTCGGTTATATCAAAATTCATGGTTTAAAAGGAAAAGGAAAACTAGCACTATATTATGGTGAATCTCGTGAAGAAGCCTTAGATTCTGCCAAGTGCGAAACGTTGGATTACATTCATTTTGATGGGAAACAATCAGAAACCTATACCCACGATAAATCCAAAGCATTCAGATACGTTCAAGTACAAGCCGATGCTACAGTGCAATACGATTCCATATCGATGCTTTATGAATATTTGCCATTGGAATATCGTGGTGCATTCAAATCTTCAGATGATTTATTAAATGACATTTGGGATGTTTCGGCATATACCATACATTTAACAACGCGCGAGTTTTTTATAGATGGGATAAAACGTGATCGTTGGGTTTGGTCTGGTGATGCTCATCAGAGTTATTTAATGAATTATTATTTGTTCTATGATTCGCCATCTGTGGAACGAACTTTGCTTGCACTTCGTGGCAAAGAACCAGTGACTGCGCACATCAATATCATTATGGATTATTCGCTCTACTGGTTTGTGGGTATTTATGATTACTATTTATATACCGGCGATACAAAATTCATAGAAACCTTTTATCCAAGAATGAAAACGCTCATGGAGTTTTGCTTAGGCAGAAGAAATGAAAATGGATTTTTAGAGCCATTAGAAGGGGATTGGGTTTTTATAGACTGGGCAGATGGATTACCAAAAACCGGTGAGGTTAGTTTTGAGCAAATGCTACTAGCAAGAAGCTTAGAAGCCATGGCCGTTAGTGCTAAAATTGCAGGAGAAACTGAAGACCAAAAACAATATCAAAAATTAGCAGATGATTTAAAAGAAAAATTATTTGAGGTGTTTTGGGATAAAGAAGAAAACGTCATGAAGCACCAACGCATCGATGGTGAAATACAAGACATTGTGACCAGATATGCTAATATGTTCGGCATCTTTTTCAATTATTTTGATGAGGAGCAAAAACAAAGTGTAAAAAACAAGGTATTACTTAACGATGATATTTTGGAAATCACTACGCCCTATATGCGGTTTTATGAGTTGGAAGCACTTTGTGCAATTGGGGAACAGGCATTTGTTTTGGATGAAATTCGTGATTATTGGGGTGGCATGCTAAAGCTCGGAGCAACCTCATTTTGGGAAAAATACGACCCCAAACAAAATGGTGTGGAACATCTTGCTATGTATGGTAGGCCTTACGGAAAAAGTTTATGCCACGCTTGGGGTGCCAGTCCAATTTACCTTTTTGGAAAATACTATTTAGGGGTGCAACCTGTTACAGCAGGATACGAAACTTATAATATTGTGCCAAATTTGGGTGGTTTAAAGTGGATGGAAGGTAAAGTGCCAACACCAAACGGTGTCGTGGAAGTCTATTGTAGCACCAAGGAAATAAAAGTAAAAGCATCGGAAGGTGAAGGCACTTTGATTATTGAAAGCAAAAGTAAACCTTCAACAAATTTGGGAGTCATTAAGGCTTTAGGTAAAAATAAATATCAGCTTACAATTAAACCAAATACACCATATACAATCAAATACCAGTTATGA
- a CDS encoding MFS transporter: MEQKEGSLKSTIAVSLTNYLDAGAIVAGASGLTLWQNYLGLTEGNLGWLNAISANCFGAAIGAIIGGFLADKYGRKTIYVYNMLVYMLGVAIIIFTVNFPMLLTGFLITGISVGAGVPASWTYISENSEVSNRGRNMGISQFAWGVGPTIILVLGMLLAPGKAGASAGVLFGYVQKMAAFFIGDDASVESVNVFSSRLIFGSLFIVAFIAWNLQRKLNESEDWKEAKQKQKQSKEKQPSVFASFGTLFTNKVNIRTMLFLAGIYVTWNMVASVMGFFQQHIYETAGGLSNEQANMISAVQWIIIIAVTYFGFAMLVDKVNQRWLYFIGTSIGIIAWGILIFIGIKNHIALWTFTILWGIHAGLSVQAFYALWASELFPAKYRAGAQGVMFFVVRAIAAVWGFGFVYIYGENGVGFHTAARIMIGLLIIALVIGTIWTPKTRGKTLQQITKERYGDDI; the protein is encoded by the coding sequence ATGGAACAAAAAGAAGGAAGTTTAAAAAGTACGATCGCTGTATCGCTTACAAATTATCTTGATGCAGGCGCCATTGTGGCCGGCGCAAGCGGATTGACGCTTTGGCAAAATTACCTCGGACTTACCGAAGGGAATCTTGGCTGGCTTAATGCCATCAGCGCCAACTGTTTCGGTGCTGCTATCGGTGCGATTATAGGTGGTTTTCTTGCCGATAAATACGGACGGAAAACGATTTATGTCTACAATATGCTTGTGTACATGTTGGGGGTTGCAATTATTATATTCACGGTAAATTTCCCGATGCTGTTAACTGGATTTTTAATTACGGGTATATCGGTAGGAGCAGGTGTTCCTGCTTCATGGACTTATATTTCTGAAAATTCTGAAGTTAGTAATCGTGGACGCAATATGGGTATTTCTCAGTTTGCTTGGGGAGTCGGTCCAACAATTATTTTAGTTTTGGGAATGTTGCTTGCTCCAGGTAAAGCTGGTGCTTCAGCTGGTGTTTTATTCGGTTATGTGCAAAAAATGGCAGCATTCTTTATAGGGGACGATGCCAGTGTTGAATCAGTTAATGTATTTAGTAGCCGTCTCATTTTTGGCTCGTTGTTCATTGTAGCGTTTATCGCATGGAATCTGCAACGAAAACTCAATGAGTCAGAAGATTGGAAAGAAGCTAAGCAAAAGCAAAAACAAAGTAAAGAGAAACAGCCGAGTGTTTTTGCATCATTTGGAACACTTTTCACCAATAAGGTAAATATTCGCACCATGCTGTTTCTTGCAGGTATTTACGTTACCTGGAACATGGTGGCTTCTGTAATGGGCTTTTTTCAACAACATATTTATGAAACTGCTGGAGGTCTTTCCAACGAACAGGCTAATATGATATCAGCCGTACAATGGATTATAATCATAGCAGTTACTTATTTCGGTTTTGCCATGTTGGTTGATAAAGTGAATCAACGTTGGTTGTATTTTATTGGTACCTCCATAGGAATTATTGCTTGGGGTATCCTCATTTTTATCGGAATTAAAAACCATATAGCATTATGGACTTTCACCATTCTTTGGGGCATTCACGCAGGATTAAGTGTACAAGCCTTTTATGCGCTTTGGGCTTCTGAACTCTTTCCTGCCAAATATCGTGCGGGAGCACAAGGTGTTATGTTCTTTGTTGTTAGAGCTATAGCGGCAGTATGGGGATTTGGTTTTGTTTATATATATGGAGAAAACGGAGTAGGATTTCACACAGCAGCCAGGATTATGATAGGATTGCTCATTATTGCCTTAGTAATCGGAACTATTTGGACACCAAAAACCCGTGGTAAAACATTGCAACAAATAACAAAAGAAAGATACGGAGACGATATTTAA